One Candidatus Neomarinimicrobiota bacterium DNA segment encodes these proteins:
- a CDS encoding ribonuclease HI family protein, whose translation MKPTENEILDALKTTVSASDLNDKIPSLSAERLNQFYDSISKQLMETTEAEVFIDGASDSDDNGGVGVVLKSNGKELENISRSVGKKTNNEAEYLAMIAGLELALNNNFNTVKVYSDSELLVNQINGKYKVKAKNLQPLFNQVLDVLDEFETFKVSWIPREENSSADNLAKRGSKQ comes from the coding sequence ATGAAGCCCACAGAAAACGAAATATTAGATGCACTCAAAACTACTGTAAGCGCTTCGGATTTAAATGACAAAATACCTTCACTCAGTGCAGAAAGGTTAAATCAATTTTATGACTCAATATCGAAGCAGCTGATGGAAACTACTGAAGCTGAGGTATTTATTGACGGCGCCAGCGATTCTGACGATAACGGAGGAGTAGGCGTGGTGCTGAAATCAAATGGTAAAGAGTTGGAAAATATATCGCGGTCAGTGGGGAAAAAGACCAATAATGAAGCAGAATATCTTGCAATGATAGCGGGTTTGGAATTAGCGTTAAACAATAACTTTAACACCGTTAAAGTTTATTCCGATAGCGAGTTGCTGGTAAATCAGATAAATGGGAAATATAAAGTTAAGGCAAAAAATCTTCAACCTTTATTCAATCAAGTACTCGATGTTTTGGATGAATTCGAAACATTTAAAGTCAGTTGGATACCGCGTGAGGAAAACAGTAGCGCTGATAACCTGGCAAAACGAGGATCTAAACAATAA
- a CDS encoding 3-isopropylmalate dehydratase small subunit: MMIKGKVHKYENDNIDTDRIIPARHCITVDPAKLAEHCLEDLDPEFVGKVQKGDILVAGENFGCGSSRENAPLAIKGAGISAVIAKSFARIFYRNSINIGLPIFESPEAVNFIKTDDTVTLDVSTGKIAIDGSDKAFQAAPFPEMMQDIISSGGMVNYIKNKR, encoded by the coding sequence ATTATGATAAAAGGCAAAGTACACAAATACGAAAACGACAACATTGACACGGACAGAATAATCCCCGCACGGCACTGTATAACGGTTGATCCCGCTAAACTTGCTGAACATTGTCTCGAGGACCTTGATCCTGAGTTTGTCGGAAAAGTCCAAAAAGGCGATATACTGGTTGCCGGCGAGAATTTCGGTTGCGGGAGTAGCAGGGAGAACGCTCCTCTTGCAATTAAAGGCGCCGGTATTTCCGCCGTAATCGCGAAGAGTTTCGCGCGGATATTTTATCGGAATTCTATTAATATCGGATTACCCATCTTTGAAAGCCCTGAAGCTGTTAATTTTATTAAGACCGATGATACAGTCACTTTAGACGTAAGTACAGGTAAAATTGCTATTGACGGTTCTGATAAAGCGTTTCAAGCAGCTCCATTTCCTGAAATGATGCAGGATATTATCTCTTCGGGCGGTATGGTAAACTATATAAAAAATAAAAGATGA
- a CDS encoding acetyl-CoA C-acetyltransferase, with amino-acid sequence MSLKETDIVILEGVRTPFGAFGGSLAKLSATELGVIASKGAIEKSGVSPDKIDNIVFGNALQTSADAIYLARHVGLGAGVPHSTPALTVNRLCGSGFESLIQAARTLMLGEAEFVLAGGAESMSMTPHCSWGVRWGLRLKDDKLVDLLWAALYDPVAKLSMAQTAEKLADTRNISRQEVDEFALLSQQRTAVAKKEGKFDDEIVPVVDKNGNVLLSTDEHPRADTSIDALSKLKPYFKEDGTITAGNASGISDGAAAMVLTTAENAEKSSLKPIGRLVSWGISGCDPTIMGIGPVPSSRKALEKAELSLEEIDLIELNEAFSPQYLAVEKELGLDRDKTNVNGGAIAIGHPLAATGARLTMTLLYELRRSNKKRGLATACIGGGQGAAVIVETV; translated from the coding sequence ATGAGCTTAAAAGAAACAGATATTGTAATACTTGAAGGGGTAAGAACTCCATTCGGAGCTTTTGGCGGAAGTCTGGCAAAGTTATCCGCCACTGAACTGGGTGTAATCGCATCGAAAGGAGCTATTGAGAAATCGGGTGTCTCGCCTGATAAGATTGATAATATCGTCTTCGGAAACGCGCTTCAGACATCTGCCGATGCTATTTACCTTGCCCGCCACGTCGGATTGGGTGCGGGAGTACCTCATTCGACTCCGGCATTGACTGTCAACAGGCTCTGTGGTTCCGGATTTGAGTCTCTGATCCAGGCGGCGCGAACGTTGATGCTTGGTGAGGCGGAATTTGTTCTTGCCGGCGGAGCTGAATCAATGAGTATGACTCCACATTGTTCGTGGGGAGTACGATGGGGATTGCGATTGAAGGATGACAAATTAGTGGATTTACTCTGGGCGGCACTTTATGATCCTGTCGCAAAGCTCTCTATGGCTCAGACAGCAGAAAAACTTGCGGATACACGGAATATTAGCAGACAGGAAGTGGACGAATTTGCGTTACTGAGCCAGCAGAGAACCGCCGTAGCAAAAAAAGAAGGCAAATTTGACGACGAGATTGTTCCTGTGGTAGATAAAAACGGCAATGTATTACTCTCAACCGATGAGCATCCGCGTGCTGATACGTCAATTGACGCACTTTCTAAATTAAAACCGTACTTTAAAGAGGACGGCACTATTACCGCAGGAAACGCATCCGGAATCAGTGACGGGGCGGCGGCAATGGTTCTTACAACAGCTGAAAACGCTGAAAAATCCAGCCTGAAGCCGATCGGAAGATTGGTAAGTTGGGGAATATCAGGCTGTGACCCAACAATTATGGGCATCGGACCCGTTCCGTCTTCAAGAAAAGCGCTTGAGAAGGCTGAGCTTTCGTTGGAGGAGATTGATTTAATCGAACTGAATGAGGCATTTTCCCCGCAATATCTTGCTGTGGAAAAAGAACTGGGACTTGACAGGGATAAAACCAACGTTAACGGCGGAGCTATTGCGATTGGTCATCCACTTGCAGCGACAGGTGCTCGTCTTACAATGACTTTATTATACGAATTACGACGAAGTAATAAGAAAAGAGGGCTTGCCACTGCGTGTATAGGCGGTGGACAGGGCGCAGCCGTTATTGTTGAAACCGTTTAA
- a CDS encoding 3-hydroxybutyryl-CoA dehydrogenase: MKKVGVLGCGLMGSGIAQVSARSGYDVVIREVSQELLDKGLGNIEKFLQKGVDKGKTSESDMKETLSRISGTVDISDLADCDIVIEAIIENMELKGAVYKELSEVCKPETIFASNTSSLSITEMASYTNRPDKMVGIHFFNPVPLMKLVEVARCVTTSDESFDSAFDFAASLGKTPVKCGDSTGFIVNRLLVPYLLDAVRQLENGLATVEDIDNAMKLGVGYPMGPFTLLDFVGIDTTLYIADIMFDEFKQHKYSAPPLMRRMIHAGYFGRKSGKGFYDYTGDSPVVNELGL, encoded by the coding sequence ATAAAGAAAGTTGGAGTGTTGGGGTGCGGACTTATGGGTTCCGGAATTGCCCAGGTATCTGCCCGATCAGGATATGATGTGGTCATTAGAGAAGTAAGTCAGGAATTGCTTGATAAAGGTCTTGGAAACATCGAAAAATTTCTTCAAAAAGGAGTTGATAAAGGGAAAACGAGCGAGTCTGATATGAAGGAAACCCTCTCAAGGATTTCCGGCACAGTTGATATTAGTGATTTGGCTGATTGCGATATTGTTATTGAGGCGATAATAGAGAATATGGAATTGAAGGGTGCGGTGTACAAAGAGCTTAGCGAAGTGTGTAAGCCTGAAACTATATTTGCGAGTAACACATCTTCATTATCCATTACAGAAATGGCTTCATATACGAACAGACCCGATAAAATGGTAGGTATCCATTTCTTCAATCCTGTTCCGCTGATGAAGCTGGTTGAGGTAGCGAGATGCGTTACCACCAGCGATGAGAGTTTCGACAGCGCATTCGATTTTGCCGCTTCGCTCGGGAAGACTCCTGTTAAATGTGGAGATTCCACAGGTTTCATTGTAAATAGATTGCTTGTTCCATATCTTTTGGACGCTGTCCGCCAGCTGGAGAATGGCCTGGCTACCGTAGAAGATATTGACAACGCAATGAAATTAGGAGTTGGATACCCTATGGGACCGTTTACGCTGTTGGATTTTGTGGGAATTGACACAACACTTTATATTGCCGATATTATGTTCGATGAATTTAAGCAGCACAAATATTCAGCACCGCCGCTAATGAGAAGGATGATTCACGCCGGATATTTTGGAAGAAAATCGGGCAAAGGATTTTATGATTACACCGGCGATTCACCGGTTGTAAATGAGTTGGGACTTTAG
- a CDS encoding glucose-1-phosphate thymidylyltransferase, translated as MKALLTTGGRGTRLRPLTHTKNKHLIPIANKPIIHYALEYLSEAGITEVGIITKGEGLEMIEALGSGDKWGLNLTYIPQDEPKGLAHVVKVSQDFIGDSPFIFYLGDNILVGGIEKFIDDFEKSKSNCHLVLSKVNDPQRFGVPELKDNKIIGVVEKPENPKSDFAVTGIYLYDSSIFEAVNNIKPSDRGEYEISDAHQYLLDNGKVISYSEITGWWKDTGKPEDLLEANRLVLEKITNVHNYGDVSSDSELVGNVSVGKNTKIINSRIRGPVIIGEGCTIENSFIGPYTSIHDDTTIYDSAVEFSIILRKCLIHGMEQRMDGSIIGEEVEIVRRTERPLTNRFMMADHSRMEIVS; from the coding sequence TTGAAAGCGCTATTGACAACGGGTGGACGTGGTACGAGACTCAGGCCGTTAACCCATACTAAAAACAAGCATTTGATTCCGATTGCGAACAAACCGATAATTCATTATGCACTCGAATATCTGTCTGAAGCCGGAATCACCGAAGTGGGCATCATTACCAAGGGGGAGGGCTTGGAAATGATCGAGGCTCTTGGCAGCGGAGATAAATGGGGATTGAATCTCACTTATATTCCTCAGGATGAGCCTAAAGGATTGGCCCATGTAGTGAAAGTATCGCAGGATTTCATAGGTGACAGTCCGTTTATATTTTATTTAGGTGATAATATATTAGTTGGGGGAATCGAGAAATTCATAGATGATTTTGAAAAATCGAAATCAAATTGTCATCTTGTTCTTTCAAAAGTAAATGACCCTCAGCGTTTCGGCGTACCCGAGCTAAAAGACAATAAAATTATCGGTGTTGTTGAGAAGCCGGAAAATCCGAAAAGCGATTTCGCCGTTACGGGTATTTACCTGTACGATTCATCTATATTCGAGGCTGTAAATAATATCAAACCTTCGGATAGGGGAGAGTATGAAATATCCGACGCTCATCAGTATCTGCTCGATAACGGAAAGGTTATCAGTTACTCTGAGATAACGGGATGGTGGAAAGATACGGGTAAACCTGAAGACCTTCTCGAGGCTAATCGTCTTGTATTAGAAAAGATTACCAATGTTCATAACTATGGTGATGTAAGTTCAGATTCTGAGCTCGTGGGAAATGTATCCGTGGGGAAAAATACTAAAATCATAAATAGTCGCATTCGCGGACCTGTTATTATAGGCGAGGGCTGTACTATTGAGAATTCGTTTATCGGGCCATATACGTCTATCCATGACGACACTACAATATATGACAGCGCAGTCGAGTTCAGTATTATTCTTCGAAAGTGTTTGATACATGGTATGGAACAGCGTATGGATGGAAGCATAATCGGTGAAGAGGTGGAAATCGTGAGACGAACGGAAAGACCGCTTACCAACAGATTTATGATGGCCGACCACAGCCGAATGGAGATCGTCTCATAA
- a CDS encoding deoxynucleoside kinase, whose product MPGPKKNSKTDFVGIAGNIGAGKTTLTTIIAERFNWEPYYETVIDNPYLSDFYGDMHRWSFNLQVFFLSNRFKTHKEMEELGRSCVQDRTIYEDVEIFARNLHEMGNMSDRDFENYSELFSIITSYLKKPDLIIYLKASTDTLLSRIKSRGRDFEKSIKPEYLHMLNIAYEHWIKKAQKDSNVYIIESDNINILKDEKALQEILDAIREYCPE is encoded by the coding sequence ATGCCGGGTCCGAAGAAAAATAGCAAAACGGACTTCGTTGGTATTGCCGGGAACATCGGCGCCGGAAAAACAACTCTTACAACAATTATCGCTGAACGGTTCAACTGGGAGCCGTATTACGAAACTGTAATTGACAACCCTTACCTTTCGGATTTTTATGGCGATATGCACCGCTGGTCATTTAATCTCCAAGTTTTTTTTCTATCTAACAGATTCAAAACGCACAAAGAAATGGAGGAATTAGGGCGTTCATGCGTACAGGACAGAACCATATATGAAGATGTTGAAATATTTGCGCGTAATCTTCATGAAATGGGGAATATGTCCGATAGAGATTTCGAGAATTACAGTGAACTGTTTTCAATTATTACATCCTACCTTAAAAAGCCAGATCTGATTATTTACCTGAAGGCTTCTACCGATACTCTGCTTTCGCGGATAAAAAGTCGTGGAAGAGATTTCGAAAAGAGTATTAAACCCGAATATCTTCATATGCTGAATATTGCGTATGAACATTGGATAAAAAAGGCTCAAAAAGATTCGAATGTATACATAATTGAATCGGATAATATTAATATATTGAAAGATGAAAAAGCGCTTCAGGAAATACTTGATGCAATCAGGGAATACTGTCCTGAATAA
- a CDS encoding phosphoribosylglycinamide formyltransferase gives MNIAIFASGSGSNAEAIMKAQKEGRLSAKIGLVVTNKAKAGVIQRAAAYNAPYVVLNNKDFANEEEYVDSLIYALDEKNIDFVVLAGYLQLIPARLVEKFRNRITNIHPALLPSFGGKGYYGHKVHEAVLDAGCKVSGVTVHIVDEKYDRGPIISQKSVPVFDDDSAKSLAERILIEEHKIYPATLQLFAEGRVEVSKGRVRIMDGI, from the coding sequence ATGAACATAGCGATTTTCGCATCGGGAAGCGGTTCGAATGCTGAAGCGATAATGAAAGCCCAAAAAGAAGGAAGGCTTTCGGCGAAAATCGGATTAGTGGTTACCAATAAAGCGAAAGCCGGAGTAATTCAAAGAGCAGCTGCTTATAATGCACCATACGTTGTACTAAATAATAAAGATTTTGCGAATGAAGAAGAATATGTTGACTCACTCATTTATGCGCTCGATGAGAAAAATATTGATTTTGTCGTCCTTGCAGGATATCTGCAATTGATACCCGCTCGTTTGGTTGAGAAATTCAGGAATAGAATCACTAATATTCATCCGGCGCTATTACCATCTTTTGGAGGTAAAGGATATTACGGGCATAAAGTTCACGAAGCTGTTTTGGACGCGGGCTGCAAAGTAAGTGGTGTAACCGTTCATATCGTTGACGAGAAATACGACCGTGGGCCGATAATATCTCAAAAGTCTGTCCCCGTGTTTGATGATGACAGCGCAAAGTCGCTGGCAGAGAGGATACTGATTGAAGAACATAAAATATATCCGGCGACTCTACAACTTTTTGCTGAAGGAAGAGTAGAGGTATCAAAAGGAAGAGTCCGGATAATGGATGGTATATGA
- the purH gene encoding bifunctional phosphoribosylaminoimidazolecarboxamide formyltransferase/IMP cyclohydrolase, with product MNGDVTIKKALFSLWDKSGSEELAFALINNGAKIIASGGTAEYLRSKGIELEEVADITGYGAMLDGRVKTLHPKIFAGILADRENEDHIKHISDAGIDEIDLIAVNFYPFEEFVSSGDKSISDAVEMIDIGGPSMLRASAKNHASVVAVCEAEQFKSLSEELNSTGGKVSSASRAKLAKEAFAYTSKYEFAISNYFQQNGDAGINVKNISMNKISDLRYGENPHQNASWYSSPQFESIEMDLLHGKPLSYNNLLDVDSAIGILSDLKDNGVAILKHGNPCGCSEKSTILDSYLRALKTDPISAFGSVIGIKGVVDDQTAKALNKNFVECIVASGYSPDAFDILTKKKNLRLLIVEKFDGPDMEIRALRIGLLTQDRDKDGLDISTAKVVTKRKPSKIELKALSIAWRIAKHVKSNAVIYCDEDGTLGIGAGQMSRVDSTKLAAMKSKDAGLTLEGSVAASDAFFPFRDGLDVIAEVGATAVVQPGGSIRDEEVIEAADEHNMAMIFTGFRHFRH from the coding sequence ATGAACGGTGATGTGACCATAAAGAAAGCGCTGTTTAGTCTTTGGGATAAATCAGGCTCTGAGGAATTGGCTTTTGCACTGATAAATAACGGCGCGAAAATAATCGCGAGCGGCGGGACTGCTGAATACTTGAGATCAAAAGGGATTGAATTAGAAGAAGTTGCAGATATAACGGGATACGGCGCAATGCTTGACGGCAGAGTCAAAACCCTGCACCCTAAAATATTTGCCGGGATTCTTGCCGATAGGGAAAACGAAGATCATATCAAACACATTTCCGACGCGGGAATAGACGAGATTGATTTGATAGCGGTAAATTTTTATCCATTTGAAGAATTTGTTAGTTCCGGGGATAAGTCAATATCAGACGCAGTTGAGATGATAGATATTGGCGGTCCGTCAATGCTCAGAGCTTCTGCCAAAAATCATGCATCAGTGGTTGCTGTTTGTGAGGCGGAACAATTCAAGTCATTAAGTGAAGAGTTAAATTCCACTGGTGGCAAAGTCAGCTCTGCGAGCAGGGCGAAATTGGCAAAGGAAGCTTTTGCGTATACTTCAAAGTATGAGTTTGCGATAAGTAATTATTTTCAGCAGAACGGAGATGCCGGTATAAATGTAAAAAATATATCTATGAATAAGATATCTGACTTGAGATATGGCGAAAATCCGCATCAAAATGCGTCATGGTATTCTTCGCCTCAATTTGAAAGCATTGAGATGGATCTACTCCACGGGAAACCTCTTTCGTATAACAACCTTCTTGATGTTGATTCGGCTATTGGTATTCTTTCTGACCTTAAAGATAATGGTGTAGCCATTTTAAAGCATGGGAATCCATGCGGTTGCTCTGAAAAATCAACAATATTAGATTCTTATTTGCGGGCATTAAAGACAGATCCGATTAGCGCTTTCGGAAGTGTAATTGGAATTAAGGGCGTTGTGGACGATCAAACAGCCAAAGCCTTAAATAAAAATTTTGTTGAGTGCATTGTAGCTTCCGGGTATTCACCGGACGCATTTGATATACTGACTAAGAAGAAAAATTTGCGACTTTTGATCGTTGAAAAATTTGACGGACCGGATATGGAAATTAGAGCGCTGAGAATTGGGCTTTTGACACAGGATAGGGATAAAGACGGTTTGGATATTTCGACTGCGAAAGTAGTGACAAAAAGAAAACCGTCGAAAATCGAACTGAAAGCTCTTTCTATTGCTTGGAGGATTGCAAAGCATGTGAAGTCAAACGCAGTTATATATTGCGACGAAGACGGAACATTGGGGATTGGTGCGGGGCAAATGTCACGCGTTGATTCAACGAAACTTGCCGCAATGAAATCGAAAGATGCCGGACTCACATTGGAGGGATCCGTAGCTGCATCTGATGCATTCTTTCCCTTTCGGGACGGATTGGATGTGATTGCTGAAGTTGGAGCGACTGCTGTTGTGCAGCCGGGTGGTTCCATAAGAGATGAAGAAGTAATTGAAGCTGCAGACGAACATAATATGGCTATGATATTTACCGGCTTTAGGCACTTTAGACATTAG
- a CDS encoding rod shape-determining protein, with product MGLSFWNYLSGDMAIDLGTANTLIYLKGQGIIIDEPSIVARNRQTGKVIAVGYDAKEMLGKTHQDIEVIRPLKDGVIANFEVTEGMLQGFIKKVKISRIARPRMVIGVPTGITEVEKRAVKDSAERANAREVFLIGEPVAAAIGIGLEIDKPVGNMIVDIGGGTTEIAVIALNGIVTHESVRIGGDEMDEAISQYFKREHNLLIGERTAENIKCEIGSAAPVEEKTMAVKGRNLIAGIPKTIEVTSSEIREALRDTVDLIVQSVTESLEKTPPELSSDILDRGIILTGGGALLNGLDQRLRDETELPVNVAENPLLTVAYGTGKVLENIEKYRSVLS from the coding sequence ATGGGATTATCATTTTGGAACTATCTATCAGGAGATATGGCTATTGATCTCGGTACTGCCAATACACTTATATATCTCAAAGGTCAGGGCATTATTATAGATGAACCGTCGATCGTCGCAAGAAACAGACAGACCGGCAAAGTCATAGCAGTCGGCTACGATGCTAAGGAAATGCTCGGCAAAACACATCAGGATATTGAAGTTATCAGACCTTTGAAAGATGGAGTTATAGCAAATTTTGAAGTGACGGAAGGAATGCTTCAGGGATTTATTAAAAAGGTAAAGATCAGTCGTATTGCGAGACCAAGAATGGTTATCGGAGTTCCCACAGGAATTACCGAAGTGGAAAAAAGGGCAGTCAAAGACTCGGCTGAACGGGCTAACGCAAGGGAAGTTTTTCTGATAGGTGAGCCTGTGGCGGCGGCTATTGGAATTGGTCTTGAAATCGATAAACCGGTTGGTAATATGATTGTGGATATAGGTGGTGGAACAACTGAGATTGCAGTTATCGCCTTAAATGGAATCGTGACTCATGAGTCTGTTAGAATCGGCGGGGATGAAATGGACGAGGCGATAAGTCAATATTTCAAGCGCGAGCATAATTTGCTTATCGGCGAGCGGACAGCTGAGAATATTAAATGTGAAATCGGTTCAGCTGCTCCGGTTGAAGAGAAAACAATGGCAGTGAAAGGACGCAACTTAATTGCCGGAATTCCAAAAACGATTGAAGTTACTTCCTCCGAGATACGGGAAGCCTTGCGAGATACAGTAGATTTAATCGTGCAAAGCGTTACAGAGTCTTTAGAAAAGACACCACCCGAACTATCCAGTGATATTCTCGACAGAGGAATCATCCTTACAGGCGGAGGCGCGCTGCTGAATGGACTTGACCAACGGTTAAGGGACGAAACAGAACTTCCTGTTAATGTTGCTGAAAACCCTTTGCTGACTGTTGCTTACGGTACCGGCAAAGTTCTTGAAAATATAGAAAAATATAGAAGTGTATTAAGTTAA
- the mreC gene encoding rod shape-determining protein MreC has protein sequence MQTLISFIYNTREYFVLLFALLISLILISSNDNIQVRAMRGSVLDSFHIIQKPLYYLADLNVVRKDNKRIRQKNIKLSILISNLTEAKFENERLRELLNFKSSVDKYKPVTSEVIGFSSETYGNTILLDAGAEKEIRINTPVVNSEGIIGKVIDVGKQTSIAQLLNDRNFRISVTINPVGANGILHGERGLSNLKEVPKGLLVTVGDTVVTSGFSDIYPAGLMVGIVTYVNEKPEHFFKEIKVEPSASMSKLKEVFLLVKAIDHQKDEISDNK, from the coding sequence ATGCAAACTTTAATATCATTCATTTATAATACCCGCGAATATTTCGTTTTACTCTTCGCCTTACTGATTTCGCTTATTCTTATCTCAAGCAACGATAACATTCAGGTTAGAGCTATGAGGGGAAGCGTCCTTGACTCATTTCATATCATTCAAAAACCGCTCTATTATTTAGCGGATCTAAATGTAGTACGAAAAGACAATAAAAGAATAAGACAGAAAAATATTAAACTCTCGATTCTAATCAGCAACTTAACCGAAGCGAAATTCGAAAATGAGCGGCTAAGAGAATTACTGAATTTTAAGAGTAGCGTGGATAAATATAAACCCGTTACATCGGAAGTTATCGGATTTAGTTCTGAAACTTACGGTAATACAATTTTACTTGATGCCGGTGCAGAAAAGGAGATCAGGATAAATACTCCTGTTGTCAATTCTGAAGGAATTATAGGAAAGGTAATAGATGTTGGAAAACAAACATCCATAGCGCAATTGCTAAATGATCGGAATTTTAGAATTTCAGTTACTATCAACCCTGTGGGCGCTAATGGTATTTTACATGGAGAAAGAGGATTAAGTAATCTGAAGGAAGTTCCAAAAGGTTTGTTGGTAACTGTGGGAGATACTGTGGTCACATCGGGATTCAGTGATATATATCCAGCGGGTCTTATGGTGGGAATTGTGACATATGTTAATGAAAAACCCGAGCACTTTTTTAAAGAAATAAAAGTAGAACCAAGCGCATCAATGTCCAAATTAAAGGAAGTCTTTTTGTTAGTAAAGGCAATTGACCATCAAAAAGATGAGATTTCAGATAATAAATGA
- the mreD gene encoding rod shape-determining protein MreD, whose translation MKWIKYGGLFLLALLIEANFSKYYAIGNYTPDLFVILVIYISLNEGKISGTISGFSIGLIQDFILSVGFLGLSSFSKSLSGFFVGFFTNSRRARKYPGIMIPAIIGIMVSHLFSSMFRSVGSEEGIISSVFRLSLPSAIYTFIVANFVLMILKSEKEDE comes from the coding sequence ATGAAATGGATTAAGTATGGCGGTTTATTTCTACTGGCATTATTAATTGAAGCAAATTTTTCAAAATATTACGCTATAGGTAATTACACGCCTGATTTGTTTGTCATTCTGGTGATTTATATTTCACTGAATGAAGGCAAAATATCAGGCACTATATCCGGGTTTTCGATTGGTTTAATTCAGGATTTTATATTGTCTGTCGGATTTTTAGGTCTCTCATCATTCAGTAAAAGTCTATCAGGATTTTTTGTGGGATTTTTCACCAATTCACGGCGAGCCAGAAAATATCCGGGAATTATGATACCTGCAATTATCGGTATAATGGTGAGCCATCTGTTTTCATCTATGTTTCGCTCTGTTGGTAGTGAAGAAGGGATAATTTCATCGGTATTTCGTCTGAGTCTGCCCTCAGCAATCTATACCTTTATCGTCGCAAATTTTGTGTTAATGATATTGAAATCAGAAAAGGAAGATGAATAA